A stretch of Elusimicrobiota bacterium DNA encodes these proteins:
- a CDS encoding GDP-mannose 4,6-dehydratase: MTGGAGFIGVNAAARLLAEGWEVSALDDLSRWGVERNLAWLKRQGPVDFTRLDVRDAAAVARWVRHRRKGLKLVMHFAAQVAVTTSVEDPRTDFEINARGALNVLEALRGLPEKPLVLYSSTNKVYGGMEGVQGVLSKGRYRYVGRPHGISEREPLDFHSPYGCSKGAADQYFRDYHRIYGLPTVVFRQSCIYGQHQQGTEDQGWVAHFMKAAQSGKGVTLYGDGRQIRDILHIDDLLAAFDAAWRRRHVSAGGIYNIGGGPKNTLSLLELLDWIERKQGHRMRLSRATWRPGDQRVYVSDIRKARRDLGWEPAIGVAEGLDRLWTWLKASGESA, translated from the coding sequence ATCACCGGCGGAGCCGGCTTCATCGGTGTCAACGCTGCCGCCCGCCTGCTTGCCGAGGGTTGGGAGGTCTCGGCCCTGGACGATCTGTCCCGCTGGGGCGTGGAACGTAATCTCGCCTGGCTTAAGCGCCAGGGGCCGGTGGATTTCACGCGCCTGGACGTGCGGGACGCGGCCGCGGTGGCGCGCTGGGTCCGACACCGCCGCAAGGGGCTCAAGCTCGTCATGCATTTTGCGGCCCAGGTAGCGGTGACCACTTCCGTGGAAGACCCGCGCACCGACTTCGAGATAAACGCCAGAGGCGCCTTGAACGTCCTGGAGGCCCTCCGCGGCCTTCCGGAGAAGCCCCTCGTCCTCTACTCCTCGACCAACAAGGTCTACGGCGGCATGGAGGGCGTCCAGGGCGTCTTGAGCAAAGGCCGCTACAGGTACGTGGGCCGTCCCCATGGGATCTCGGAGCGCGAGCCCCTGGACTTTCACTCGCCCTACGGCTGTTCGAAAGGCGCGGCCGACCAGTATTTCAGGGACTATCACCGCATCTACGGCCTGCCCACGGTCGTGTTCCGTCAGTCCTGCATTTACGGCCAGCATCAGCAGGGCACCGAGGATCAGGGTTGGGTGGCGCATTTCATGAAAGCCGCGCAGTCCGGGAAAGGGGTCACGCTCTACGGGGACGGCCGCCAGATCCGCGATATCCTGCACATCGACGATCTGCTCGCGGCTTTCGACGCGGCCTGGCGCCGCCGCCACGTCTCCGCCGGAGGTATCTACAACATCGGCGGCGGGCCGAAAAACACCCTCTCGCTTCTGGAACTGCTGGATTGGATTGAGCGCAAGCAGGGGCACCGGATGCGCCTAAGCCGGGCGACCTGGAGGCCGGGGGACCAGCGCGTCTACGTATCAGACATCCGCAAGGCCAGGCGCGATTTGGGCTGGGAGCCCGCAATCGGCGTGGCCGAGGGGCTCGACAGGCTTTGGACATGGCTCAAGGCCTCTGGGGAGAGCGCTTGA
- a CDS encoding radical SAM protein, translating into MKQKILLINPAYSATSNKAINRSAWKAMPMGLLYLAAALERAGHSVRVLDMEASRLSEVDVKKALAQEKPSLVGVTAATPMIRQAVRLCRMSKELFPDVKTLLGGVHATILPEEVAAEPDVDIVVRGEGEQTAVELLDALAQGDPNLERIQGIHFKKNGRVVSTPGRPPIADLDSLPFPAWHLMNFGDYQHPLGRTQKAASVLTSRGCPSNCTFCSRGVFGHGYRVRSAQSVLDEIEALYSRFGVKEILFVDDVLTLKRAHIESICKGIIEKGWQLHWATPNGVHVNTLDGELLRLMKKSGCYSLSFGVESGNPETLERIHKRQDLEKVREVFRQCRELDIETVAFIIIGFPNEDRSMIDNTLRFLMEIKPDVADIHTLIPLPGTELYAELDKAGFLLERDWSKYVFHSLPVFRTEHFTPEEIQRQYKRVYLRYHLRPAYVLQRLRRIRSWEEILNNLKGLWTLASMGLRR; encoded by the coding sequence ATGAAACAGAAGATCCTTCTGATAAACCCGGCGTATTCCGCCACTTCCAATAAGGCCATCAACCGATCCGCATGGAAGGCCATGCCGATGGGCCTGCTCTACCTGGCGGCGGCCTTGGAGCGGGCGGGACATTCGGTGAGAGTGTTGGATATGGAAGCTTCGCGCCTGAGCGAAGTGGACGTGAAAAAGGCCTTGGCGCAAGAGAAGCCATCGCTCGTCGGCGTCACCGCCGCGACGCCCATGATAAGGCAGGCGGTCAGGCTTTGCCGCATGTCCAAGGAGCTATTTCCCGACGTCAAGACTCTTTTAGGCGGAGTGCATGCCACCATCCTGCCTGAGGAGGTCGCCGCAGAGCCGGACGTGGACATCGTGGTCCGGGGCGAAGGGGAGCAGACCGCGGTCGAACTGCTGGATGCCCTGGCGCAGGGCGATCCGAACCTGGAGCGGATCCAGGGCATCCATTTCAAGAAGAACGGCCGGGTCGTTTCTACGCCGGGAAGGCCTCCTATAGCGGACTTGGATTCGCTGCCCTTTCCCGCCTGGCACCTGATGAACTTCGGGGACTATCAGCACCCTCTGGGCCGGACCCAGAAGGCGGCCTCGGTCCTCACAAGCCGGGGCTGCCCTTCAAACTGCACCTTCTGCAGCCGAGGGGTCTTCGGGCACGGATACCGAGTGCGCAGCGCCCAAAGCGTTCTCGATGAGATCGAGGCCCTTTATAGCCGTTTCGGGGTCAAGGAGATCCTTTTCGTGGACGACGTCCTGACTCTCAAGCGAGCGCACATCGAGAGCATCTGCAAGGGCATCATCGAAAAGGGCTGGCAGCTCCATTGGGCCACCCCGAACGGGGTCCACGTCAACACCCTGGACGGCGAACTGCTACGGCTGATGAAAAAATCCGGCTGCTATTCCCTCTCTTTCGGCGTCGAGTCGGGGAATCCCGAAACCCTGGAGCGCATCCACAAGCGGCAGGACCTCGAGAAGGTCCGCGAGGTCTTCCGGCAATGCCGCGAGCTGGATATCGAGACGGTCGCCTTCATCATCATCGGCTTTCCCAATGAGGACCGCTCCATGATCGACAACACCCTGCGCTTCCTAATGGAGATCAAGCCGGACGTCGCGGACATCCATACCCTCATCCCCTTGCCGGGGACGGAGCTCTACGCGGAGCTGGACAAGGCCGGCTTCCTGCTGGAGAGGGACTGGAGCAAGTATGTCTTTCACAGCCTCCCCGTTTTCCGGACGGAGCATTTCACGCCGGAGGAGATCCAGCGGCAGTACAAGCGCGTGTATCTGCGCTACCACCTGCGGCCGGCCTACGTGCTGCAGAGGCTGCGGCGGATCCGGTCCTGGGAGGAAATCCTGAACAACCTAAAGGGCCTTTGGACTTTGGCGTCCATGGGACTGCGCCGCTGA
- a CDS encoding glycosyltransferase family 2 protein has protein sequence MVRIVIPAHNEARNLPRLCERIDAALGAGSYRLFIVDDGSRDDTQAVLKELGARYPLHPLKHEVNRGIAAAFLTGLRAALADAGPDDSVVIMEGDGTSPPEAIRRMIARLGEDCDVVIASRHQPGGAYRSFPPMRLLLSLGANAVLRLVCRMPGVRDYTIFFRVYRAGPLRSALSEYGDCFTSAGGFACNAEMLLRLRGFIRGAREIPMVYDYAARRGKSSMRIWSNLLSYLSLFKIFFFERNGRG, from the coding sequence TTGGTAAGGATCGTAATCCCAGCCCACAACGAGGCCCGCAATCTGCCGAGGCTCTGCGAGCGCATTGATGCCGCGCTCGGCGCAGGGTCATACCGGCTCTTCATCGTGGACGACGGCAGCCGCGACGATACCCAGGCGGTCCTGAAAGAACTGGGCGCCCGCTATCCCCTCCACCCGCTCAAGCACGAGGTCAACCGAGGCATCGCCGCGGCTTTCCTGACCGGACTGCGCGCGGCGCTGGCGGATGCGGGACCGGACGATTCGGTCGTCATCATGGAGGGCGATGGGACCAGTCCTCCTGAAGCCATCAGGCGGATGATCGCCAGGCTCGGCGAAGACTGCGACGTGGTCATCGCCTCTCGGCATCAGCCCGGGGGAGCCTACCGGAGCTTCCCGCCCATGCGGCTTTTGCTCAGCCTGGGGGCGAACGCCGTGCTTCGGCTCGTCTGCCGCATGCCCGGAGTGCGGGACTATACGATCTTCTTCCGCGTCTATCGGGCCGGGCCGCTCCGGTCCGCGCTCTCGGAGTACGGGGACTGTTTCACGAGCGCCGGCGGCTTCGCCTGCAACGCCGAAATGCTCCTGCGCCTGCGCGGCTTCATCCGGGGAGCGCGGGAGATCCCGATGGTGTACGACTACGCCGCTAGGAGAGGGAAGAGCTCCATGAGGATCTGGAGCAACCTGCTCTCCTATCTTTCGCTGTTCAAGATTTTCTTTTTCGAGCGCAACGGCCGGGGCTAG
- a CDS encoding nucleotidyltransferase family protein, which yields MENEITAVIIGGGQNESLQVDGKPVPKSLAPVAGRPLLEHQLDWLKRAGIDSAILCLDYQPELVRARFGDGSAFGVRLRYSFSESPRGTAGLVKGLGPASLPDDVLVLFGGIYPQTDCARMLRFHRGHQGLATLALHECRPEHRPGPDACAGKGRSCARAHGCSGEPVALGPAQRIVDFPRYSTPGQTCLALSPLWIIRRGLLHFVPDGPASDFVKDVFPAAVKAGEALQGYPETGLLADLGSPERYERFTRSLAKGKALKEATHGQA from the coding sequence ATGGAGAACGAGATCACGGCGGTCATCATCGGGGGCGGGCAGAACGAGTCCCTGCAGGTGGACGGCAAGCCCGTGCCCAAGTCTTTGGCGCCGGTGGCCGGCCGGCCCCTGCTGGAGCACCAGCTCGACTGGCTCAAGCGCGCGGGCATCGACTCCGCGATCCTCTGCCTCGACTACCAGCCCGAGCTGGTCCGCGCCCGCTTCGGCGACGGCTCCGCCTTCGGCGTGCGGCTGCGCTACTCTTTCTCCGAGTCCCCGCGCGGCACCGCCGGCCTGGTCAAGGGCCTGGGCCCCGCCTCCTTGCCCGACGACGTCCTGGTCCTCTTCGGCGGCATCTACCCCCAGACGGACTGCGCCCGCATGCTCCGCTTCCACCGCGGCCACCAGGGGCTGGCGACCTTGGCCCTGCACGAGTGCCGGCCGGAGCACCGGCCCGGGCCGGACGCCTGCGCGGGGAAGGGCCGCAGCTGCGCCCGGGCGCACGGCTGCTCCGGCGAGCCGGTGGCCCTGGGGCCGGCCCAGCGCATCGTGGACTTCCCCCGCTACTCCACGCCGGGCCAGACCTGCCTGGCCCTCTCCCCGCTCTGGATCATCCGCCGCGGCCTGCTCCACTTCGTGCCGGACGGGCCGGCCAGCGATTTCGTCAAGGACGTGTTCCCGGCCGCAGTGAAGGCCGGGGAGGCGCTGCAGGGCTATCCCGAGACCGGACTGCTCGCGGACCTGGGCTCCCCGGAGCGCTACGAGCGGTTCACCAGAAGCCTGGCCAAGGGCAAGGCCTTGAAAGAAGCCACCCATGGTCAAGCCTGA